The following are from one region of the Streptomyces fradiae genome:
- a CDS encoding (2Fe-2S) ferredoxin domain-containing protein: protein MTRVPIRYGARPCSLVVCRGCCCGDARKNPGQDHDGQLARLRAAAAESGGRLVVRTSDCLGPCAQANVLVVQPSTEGRRRGGRAAWIGWSADQDCLDEVLAWTEAGGPGLVPPPATLELQMIDPPKN from the coding sequence GTGACCCGGGTGCCGATACGGTACGGGGCCCGCCCCTGCTCCCTCGTGGTGTGCCGCGGCTGCTGCTGCGGCGACGCCCGCAAGAACCCCGGCCAGGACCACGACGGCCAGCTGGCCCGGCTCCGGGCCGCCGCCGCGGAATCCGGCGGCCGGCTGGTCGTCCGCACCAGCGACTGCCTCGGCCCCTGCGCCCAGGCCAACGTGCTCGTCGTGCAGCCGTCCACCGAAGGGCGGCGGCGCGGCGGCCGGGCCGCGTGGATCGGCTGGAGTGCCGACCAGGACTGCCTCGACGAGGTCCTGGCCTGGACGGAGGCCGGCGGCCCCGGCCTCGTACCGCCGCCGGCCACGCTGGAACTCCAGATGATCGACCCGCCGAAGAACTAG
- a CDS encoding isochorismatase family protein, with the protein MPALDPGRTALVLVDLMERIVALPLAPRPGSDVLAVAGRLAETFRAAGAPVVHIRVERPGVDTQPPGSDLVADLVHPGDEIVVKRTIGGFHDTGLHELLRKHGVTTLVFGGIATNLGVESTARAAGDLGYELVFAEDAMTALTADEHRASVQLDFPRLGTVTPADAVTLAGAE; encoded by the coding sequence ATGCCCGCACTCGATCCCGGCCGCACCGCGCTCGTCCTCGTCGACCTCATGGAACGCATCGTCGCGCTCCCCCTCGCCCCCCGCCCCGGCAGCGACGTGCTCGCCGTGGCCGGCCGGCTCGCCGAGACCTTCCGGGCCGCCGGCGCGCCCGTCGTCCACATCCGGGTGGAACGCCCCGGCGTCGACACCCAGCCGCCCGGCAGCGACCTCGTCGCCGACCTCGTACACCCCGGCGACGAGATCGTCGTCAAGCGCACCATCGGCGGCTTCCACGACACCGGACTGCACGAACTGCTGCGGAAGCACGGGGTGACGACCCTCGTGTTCGGCGGCATCGCCACCAACCTCGGCGTCGAGTCCACCGCCCGCGCCGCCGGCGACCTCGGGTACGAGCTCGTCTTCGCCGAGGACGCCATGACCGCCCTCACCGCCGACGAGCACCGCGCCTCCGTCCAGCTGGACTTCCCGCGCCTCGGTACGGTCACCCCGGCCGACGCCGTCACGCTGGCCGGCGCCGAGTGA